The following are from one region of the Magallana gigas chromosome 4, xbMagGiga1.1, whole genome shotgun sequence genome:
- the LOC105329771 gene encoding uncharacterized protein isoform X13 — protein sequence MPGVPDRVHFEDEVILRNIKLDSIQEEESAFKQRVDDILNPNSTYLTDFLGPDELGEDFGLEPEDAYYVLPSETDTEYISGLDDPMLEKIKGQIAKNLRKEESDTSSEISSRTDESTEQEAELNIHYSEHFTSVPYGVLPKATYTHGRKNADIMGIVYNGRMRQFVILDGKGITTWKRDSGLNGESRIQRALMYPKYEYRLISYLVYAKKFNCYFALGKDFSLKVLNRDFIETCSVSANLRSVLFMLFNPVGDELITGGVDGTTVWKFEQDATKQLTEIKPLANYRLRRVRDLKDVGGSWVKRVDLDFTLQHLYCCSDTDLYAYDLKGQLLFKFLKAHTMSITGCIYSQFSKTLLTCSIDTEVKMWSLRGGLVHTFRGHSRAVTSIVVHPIKPSIIVTASLDGSVRMWSLNTMEILYSVVISTDGLMWMGMTDDCLMYCATVRNITLWNLNQFYDFFAVARSRICRLSLATCENKTTRVVAEGQDSSMRLFSRKSQKNLTTVLPPPDISPLQRVLSACYSREYNMVFVLITTMEIWVYTTKTDPSCRVMTWNVHDLQMSYLSNKGKKDSDNPLGGWSSSLQGGPSHRATENGMGNESLATCHSLCILTSTATMWTEEGFCSPIQNMDLEETYLLMGMEDGRILFMDPVTKGKKYMEFKASKDAIQEMRHDIAHSALITMCHLKELAMVQIWSLPQLQLLHELYCSLDIACYSRMDHLFMSGHLDGCVNFFTLEPAEDWGLFRAKVEPNKDSVVKKKRPEHNAEVVAIDSSKSMKIFCSASLNGVIRIWDENKHLVTEIFMDKLEIDENILQEEPGRKKIKVDEQGRKTVEDEGEDTSSALQDRSLSAACFLNKTGDLIIGFKNHIFFIDHTKVCPHLTVTEEEEEVDKESAIIEDPSVIYEGGVYLPEPVTLENYLVPFDFIDFSKDFLEGKIDLEENSDKDEESETDSSLSLAPTEIYQSPLDSPWSRSMIDLTLDSEIDKFELRQRMNLTLDEINKRALENRRESKTSTDRYLRRKLTYLAQLRSKKHGKRRKRRKAVNIVDDDDTPHASDKESEGEGLPKFDFPMFGSSPGPSPIPTPSSHPATPEPEEFVEEPEVQPQKPLDDNFVLKEVPQEDTIGHLPSDEIDYVIKHPPVPSLTPAKELESLDYPDQRSKLQKLQEKLSPESPVSSPSLTSQGRTSISPDTKSMSFVFESSPTPDTMTSEWSSQWSEDVQMPRSCSNSTINIPSREMTPLELNNIINAQDSPDNVDGNAQSVNNEVVSEMQSDQMSSARKGTKSKKETPRKIKAVKQREKENATPDVKDANAQQQVETKTDSSEEEEVIPDRRNKYRLDNIKLDVKGLMKGAAKHTVKKQPTRKTDPSPARSDHTHAKPEEQILTPEELAKKQVEEERRLERAKKQMLKERKFPKRGNKPTRAELIAEQRRLEELKKQHPYGVAPQLSQQLNKPKEEEKKEEIKDEIKDEYPLVQLEPPDLDSFQDELWNPRETGVSGTSLMGTKLDLPQIKRGAAGTPGPRIIKPPSTPTPMSRGATPLPPENNGFLQVPSTPTPGSRQEEIDKLPDEVRRELQSRQGRISPLKGRDEEEIDRENLTPDIETAVQKQWTAQNDIPERPRSETPTAALKKLSDSRKKPPKLIRVDLPKESEGLETYRTRVASPISEMTEDRSHLSGHEADDEMIDHHGHKKHYRTRKERSLLTKEEIKCIQQRPNSSFHRSKPAEKYVDILGKISSFTVFTF from the exons ATGCCAGGAGTACCAGATAGAGTTCACTTTGAGGATGAGGTGATACTGCGGAATATAAAGCTCGACTCCATTCAAGAGGAAGAAAGTGCATTCAAACAGCGAGTAGATGATATTCTGAACCCCAATAGCACTTATCTCACAGATTTCCTTGGACCAGATGAACTGGGGGAAGACTTTGGCCTGGAGCCTGAAGATGCATACTATGTGCTTCCTAGCGAGACGGACACTGAATACATCAGTGGTCTGGACGACCCAATGTTGGAGAAGATCAAAGGCCAGATAGCAAAGAATCTGAGGAAAGAAGAGTCGGATACCAGCTCAGAAATTTCATCCAGGACGGATGAGTCCACAGAACAAGAGGCTGAGCTAAATATTCATTACTCGGAGCATTTCACTTCCGTTCCTTACGGAGTCTTGCCAAAGGCTACCTACACACATGGTCGCAAAAATGCAGACATTATGGGCA TTGTTTACAATGGAAGAATGCGCCAGTTTGTCATTTTGGATGGAAAAGGAATTACTACCTGGAAGCGAGACTCTGGGCTTAATGGAGAGAGTCGCA tacaGAGAGCACTAATGTACCCAAAGTATGAATACCGACTGATTTCATATCTTGTGTATGCCAAGAAGTTCAACTGTTACTTTGCTCTTGGGAAGGATTTTTCCTTGAAG GTGTTGAATAGAGACTTTATTGAGACTTGTTCTGTCAGTGCCAACCTGAGATCTGTTCTGTTTATGTTGTTCAATCCTGTGGGTGACGAGTTGATCACGGGGGGAGTGGATGGAACTACG GTTTGGAAATTTGAACAAGATGCCACCAAACAACTCACAGAAATCAAACCTCTTGCCAATTACAGACTTCGAAGAGT cCGAGACCTGAAGGATGTTGGAGGTAGCTGGGTGAAGCGAGTGGATTTAGATTTCACACTACAACATCTGTACTGTTGTTCAGACACAGATCTGTATGCATATGACCTCAAAGGGCAGCTACTCTTCAAATTTTTGAA AGCTCACACTATGTCCATCACTGGTTGTATCTACTCCCAGTTCTCAAAGACTCTCCTGACTTGCTCCATCGACACAGAAG TGAAGATGTGGAGTCTTCGCGGTGGCCTGGTCCACACGTTTCGCGGTCACTCACGTGCGGTCACCAGTATTGTGGTGCACCCTATCAAACCATCCATCATTGTGACTGCCTCACTAGATGGTTCAGTCAGAATGTGGTCACTTAACACAATGGAGATTCTCTACAG TGTGGTGATCTCTACAGATGGGTTGATGTGGATGGGAATGACGGACGACTGTCTGATGTACTGTGCCACTGTCAGAAACATCACTCTCTGGAATCTCAATCAGTTCTACGATTTCTTTGCTGTCGCCAGAAGCCGAATTTGCCGCCTTTCTCTTGCCACTTGTGAAAACAAAACCACTCGTGTGGTTGCTGAAGGTCAAGATAGCAG TATGCGCTTGTTTTCCCGTAAAAGCCAGAAGAATCTGACGACTGTGTTACCTCCCCCTGATATTTCTCCCCTCCAGAGGGTGCTGAGTGCTTGCTACAGCAGGGAGTACAACATGGTGTTTGTCCTCATCACGACCATGGAGATCTGGGTCTACACAACCAA AACTGATCCAAGCTGCCGTGTAATGACTTGGAATGTCCATGACCTACAGATGTCTTACCTGTCCAACAAAGGCAAAAAGGACTCGGACAACCCACTAGGGGGCTG GTCTTCCTCCCTACAAGGTGGCCCCTCCCACAGGGCCACAGAGAACGGGATGGGTAACGAGAGCCTGGCCACCTGTCACTCCCTCTGTATCCTGACCTCCACAGCCACCATGTGGACAGAGGAGGGGTTCTGCTCCCCCATCCAAAACATGGACCTGGAGGAGACCTATCTCCTCATGGGGATGGAG GATGGGAGGATTTTGTTCATGGATCCAGTCACCAAAGGAAAGAAATACATGGAGTTTAAAGCTTCCAAGGATGCT ATTCAGGAGATGAGACACGACATTGCCCACAGCGCCCTGATCACTATGTGTCACCTGAAGGAACTAGCCATGGTACAGATCTGGAGCCTGCCCCAGCTTCAGCTTCTCCACGAATTGTACTGCTCGCTGGACATCGCCTGCTACTCCAGAATG GATCATTTGTTCATGTCAGGCCATTTAGATGGCTGTGTGAACTTCTTCACACTTGAACCAGCAGAGGATTGGGGATTGTTCAGAGCAAAAG TTGAGCCAAACAAAGATTCAGTTGTGAAGAAGAAGAGGCCTGAACATAATGCTGAAGTAGTAGCAATTGACTCCTCAAAGTCCATGAAAATTTTCTGCTCTGCAAG TTTAAATGGAGTAATAAGAATCTGGGATGAAAATAAGCACCTGGTTACTGAAATCTTTATGGACAAGTTGGAAATAGATGAGAACATTTTACAAGAGGAGCCAGGACGGAAGAAGATCAAGGTGGATGAGCAAGGAAGGAAGACGGTGGAAGATGAGGGGGAAGACACCAGCAGTGCCCTCCAGGACAGGTCCCTGTCTGCTGCCTGCTTCCTTAACAAAACAGGGGACCTGATCATTGGCTTCAAGAACCACATCTTTTTCATTGACCACACCAAAG TGTGTCCACACCTGACAGTCACAGAGGAAGAGGAAGAAGTTGATAAAG AGTCGGCCATTATTGAGGACCCCTCAGTTATCTATGAAGGAGGAGTATATCTCCCTGAGCCTGTCACCCTAGAAAACTACCTG GTTCCCTTTGATTTCATTGACTTTTCTAAGGACTTTTTGGAGGGAAAAATTGACCTTGAAGAAAATTCTGATAAAGATGAG GAGAGTGAGACAGATTCTTCCCTTTCTTTGGCACCAACTGAAATCTACCAGTCCCCCCTTGATAGCCCCTGGAGCCGCTCTATGATTGACCTGACGTTGGACTCAGAAATAGACAAGTTTGAACTGCGACAACGAATGAATCTCACACTGGATGAAATCAACAAGAGag CTTTGGAGAATCGGCGAGAATCAAAAACATCCACTGATCGATATTTGCGAAGAAAGTTGACATACCTTGCTCAACTGAGGAGTAAGAAAC ATGGTAAGAGAAGGAAAAGGAGGAAGGCAGTAAACATTGTGGATGATGATGACACACCACATGCCTCTGATAAAGAGTCCGAGGGAGAGGGCCTACCAAAGTTTGACTTTCCGATGTTTGGATCCTCCCCTGGACCCTCCCCAATCCCCACGCCCTCCTCCCACCCAGCTACCCCAGAGCCAGAAGAATTTGTAGAg GAACCTGAAGTACAGCCACAAAAACCATTGGATGACAATTTTGTTCTGAAAGAAGTTCCACAAG AGGACACAATTGGACATCTTCCCTCAGATGAAATAGACTATGTAATAAAACATCCCCCTGTCCCATCCCTTACACCAGCAAAAGAGTTAGAGTCCCTCGATTACCCTGATCAGAGATCcaaattacaaaaattacaaGAAAAATTGTCTCCAGAATCTCCTGTTTCTTCCCCTTCTCTCACTTCACAAGGGCGTACTTCGATATCCCCGGATACCAAGAGTATGTCCTTTGTTTTTGAGAGCTCCCCCACCCCTGATACCATGACCTCAGAATGGTCTTCTCAGTGGAGCGAAGATGTCCAAATGCCCAGGTCTTGTAGCAATTCTACAATAAATATTCCATCAAgag AAATGACACCCTTGGAGCTCAACAATATCATTAATGCACAAGATTCACCAGACAATGTTGATGGAAATGCGCAAAGCGTAAATAATGAAGTCGTATCAGAAATGCAATCTGATCAAATGTCTAGTGCGAGAAAGGGTACAAAATCCAAaaaggaaaccccaaggaaaATTAAAGCTGTCAAGCAGAGAGAAAAGGAAAATGCAACAC CTGACGTAAAGGATGCAAACGCACAACAACAAGTGGAAACAAAGACAGACTCCTCTGAGGAAGAGGAAGTCATCCCAGATCGCCGGAATAAGTACAGACTGGACAACATCAAACTGGACGTTAAAGGTCTGATGAAGGGGGCCGCTAAACACACGGTGAAGAAACAACCCACCAGGAAAACGGACCCCTCACCGGCGAGGTCCGACCACACCCACGCCAAGCCAGAGGAACAGATTCTGACTCCC GAAGAATTAGCAAAGAAGCAAGTAGAAGAAGAAAGACGTTTGGAAAGGGCGAAAAAGCAAATGCTCAAGGAGAGAAAATTTCCCAAACGTGGAAACAAACCAACGCGTGCAGAGCTTATTGCAGAACAAAGACGATTGGAAGAACTGAAGAAACAGCATCCCTATGGTGTAGCCCCACAGCTCTCG CAACAACTTAACAAACCAAAAGAGGAAGagaaaaaagaggaaataaaagatgaaataaaagatgAGTATCCTTTGGTACAACTTGAGCCTCCTGATCTGGATAGCTTTCAAGATGAGCTCTGGAATCCACGAGAAACCGGCGTCAGTGGAACCAGTTTAATGGGAACCAAACTAGATCTGCCACAAATTAAGAGGGGTGCCGCTGGTACTCCCGGACCTAGAATAATCAAACCACCATCAACACCTACCCCCATGTCCAGGGGAGCAACCCCTCTTCCGCCCGAAAATAACGGGTTTTTACAAGTTCCCTCGACCCCTACTCCTGGAAGCAGACAGGAAGAG ATTGACAAACTTCCAGATGAAGTAAGGAGGGAGCTACAATCCAGACAAG GCCGCATCTCTCCGTTAAAAGGACGTGATGAGGAAGAGATTGATCGGGAAAACCTTACTCCCGACATTGAGACAGCTGTCCAAAAGCAGTGGACTGCTCAAAACGATATACCGGAAAGGCCCCGTTCAGAGACCCCTACCGCGGCTCTTAAGAAACTGTCAGACTCACGAAAAAAGCCCCCTAAACTGATCAGAGTTGACCTTCCGAAAGAAAGTGAAGGATTGGAGACAT ATCGCACGAGAGTTGCTTCTCCAATTTCCGAGATGACCGAAGATCGGTCACACTTGAGT